In Tsuneonella amylolytica, one genomic interval encodes:
- a CDS encoding CaiB/BaiF CoA transferase family protein: MIGPSDGMAMLSGLKVVDQTSVVFGPYCTQILGDFGAEVVKVEPPTGDGFRHAGRPAKTPGMGPQHIALNRNKKSLALDLKDDDAKATLRGLLADADIYVHNVRGAAIERLGFGYEAVKAINPAIIYVHCVGFGSNGPYAGLQAYDDVIQALTGTTNLLGRVDGDPRPRYLPSLIADKVAGLHAAYATMAAIVHRLRTGEGQFVEVPMFEAFANFMLKEHLAGLTFDPPVGDACYARQVDPHRQPFPTKDGWVSIVPYRPGHAQQVIAALGDPAFAADERFATLEGAMAQLPLLYARIGELTADKNSADVVAIMHSINMPAMPVRDVGEVPADPHLQGAGFFFRTEHPTEGTVLQMREPSRFSAWDGGEPAPAPTIGQHNAEFSR, from the coding sequence GTGATCGGCCCGTCCGACGGCATGGCGATGCTGTCGGGCCTGAAGGTCGTCGACCAGACGAGCGTGGTCTTCGGGCCGTACTGCACCCAGATCCTCGGCGATTTCGGTGCCGAGGTGGTGAAGGTCGAACCGCCCACCGGCGACGGTTTCCGCCACGCCGGCCGCCCTGCGAAGACGCCGGGCATGGGGCCGCAGCATATCGCCCTCAACCGCAACAAGAAGAGCCTCGCGCTCGACCTCAAGGACGACGACGCGAAGGCCACCTTGCGCGGTCTGCTGGCGGATGCGGACATCTACGTCCACAACGTGCGCGGCGCGGCGATCGAACGGCTCGGCTTCGGCTACGAAGCGGTGAAGGCGATCAACCCCGCCATCATCTACGTTCACTGTGTCGGCTTCGGATCGAACGGGCCCTACGCGGGGCTGCAGGCCTACGACGACGTGATCCAGGCGCTGACGGGCACGACGAACCTACTCGGCCGCGTCGATGGCGACCCGCGGCCACGTTACCTGCCCTCGCTGATCGCGGACAAGGTCGCGGGGCTGCATGCGGCCTATGCGACGATGGCCGCGATCGTCCACCGGTTGCGCACCGGCGAAGGGCAGTTCGTCGAGGTGCCGATGTTCGAAGCGTTCGCGAATTTCATGCTGAAGGAACACCTGGCCGGCCTCACCTTCGATCCGCCGGTCGGCGATGCCTGCTATGCGCGGCAGGTCGATCCCCACCGCCAGCCCTTCCCTACGAAGGACGGCTGGGTCAGCATCGTACCCTACCGCCCGGGCCACGCACAGCAGGTCATCGCCGCGCTGGGTGACCCGGCCTTCGCCGCCGACGAACGGTTCGCAACTCTCGAAGGCGCAATGGCCCAACTGCCGCTGCTCTACGCCCGCATCGGCGAACTGACGGCGGACAAGAACAGCGCCGATGTCGTCGCCATCATGCACTCCATCAACATGCCCGCGATGCCGGTGCGCGATGTCGGCGAGGTGCCGGCGGACCCGCATTTGCAGGGCGCCGGTTTCTTCTTCCGCACCGAGCATCCGACCGAAGGAACGGTGCTGCAGATGCGCGAACCCTCGCGCTTTTCGGCTTGGGACGGCGGCGAGCCGGCGCCGGCGCCGACAATCGGCCAGCACAACGCCGAATTCAGCAGGTGA
- the queG gene encoding tRNA epoxyqueuosine(34) reductase QueG — MVNGGAIDDLRARLADEARRLGFAAVGIASAAGDPLRGERLVQWLGEGAHGTMEWMDRRVEERASPQGLWPAARSVIALGMSYAPEADPLALAGERSAARISVYAQGRDYHDTVKKALKALARWLVAEVPGAEVKVFVDTAPVMEKPLGEAAGIGWQGKHTNLVSRQHGSWLFLGAIYTTIAFAPDAPHADRCGNCDACQRACPTDAFPRPYQLDARRCISYLTIEHAGPIPHEFRKAMGNRIYGCDDCLAVCPWNKFAESAAANRALLPRAELAAPRLGDLLTLDDAGFRRLFSGSPIKRIGRNRFVRNCLIAAGNSDDPSLLPLVDPLRRDPDPVVAEAAEWAAGELARSA, encoded by the coding sequence TTGGTTAACGGCGGCGCCATCGACGACTTGCGCGCCCGGCTGGCGGACGAGGCCCGCCGTCTCGGCTTTGCGGCGGTGGGCATCGCCTCTGCCGCGGGCGATCCCCTGCGCGGCGAGCGGCTGGTCCAGTGGCTCGGCGAAGGGGCGCACGGCACGATGGAATGGATGGACCGGCGCGTCGAAGAGCGTGCCAGTCCGCAAGGGCTGTGGCCCGCCGCGCGCAGCGTGATCGCACTGGGGATGAGCTACGCGCCGGAGGCCGATCCGCTGGCGCTGGCCGGCGAGCGGTCGGCGGCGCGGATATCGGTTTATGCGCAGGGCCGCGACTATCACGACACGGTCAAGAAGGCGCTGAAGGCGCTCGCCCGGTGGCTGGTCGCCGAGGTGCCGGGGGCCGAGGTCAAGGTGTTCGTCGATACCGCCCCGGTCATGGAGAAGCCGCTGGGCGAAGCGGCGGGGATCGGCTGGCAGGGCAAGCACACCAATCTCGTCAGCCGCCAGCACGGCAGTTGGCTGTTCCTCGGCGCGATCTACACCACGATCGCGTTCGCGCCCGATGCCCCGCATGCCGACCGCTGCGGCAACTGCGACGCCTGCCAGCGCGCCTGCCCGACGGACGCATTTCCCAGGCCTTATCAACTCGATGCGCGGCGCTGCATCTCCTACCTCACCATCGAGCACGCCGGGCCGATCCCCCACGAGTTCCGCAAGGCGATGGGCAACCGGATCTACGGCTGCGACGATTGCCTGGCGGTCTGCCCGTGGAACAAGTTCGCCGAATCGGCGGCTGCGAATCGCGCTCTCCTGCCACGCGCGGAGCTTGCCGCGCCCCGGCTCGGCGATCTCCTGACGCTCGACGATGCGGGCTTTCGCCGGCTGTTCTCCGGCAGCCCGATCAAGCGGATCGGGCGCAATCGGTTCGTCCGCAACTGCCTGATCGCGGCGGGTAATTCGGACGATCCATCGCTGCTGCCGCTGGTCGATCCGCTGCGCCGCGATCCCGATCCGGTGGTGGCCGAGGCGGCCGAATGGGCGGCAGGAGAACTCGCCCGGTCCGCCTAA
- a CDS encoding ABC transporter ATP-binding protein translates to MTGNAVSPAQNAPLAIEARGLVKRFDGVTAVDGVDLSVPEGAIYGVLGPNGAGKTTTLRMLLGIIDPDEGVRRIFGHERPHDIARIIGYLPEERGLYPSMTAYEAIGFLGSLRGMPLAEAKARGRELLEEHGLGHAADRTIRQLSKGMAQTVQLLGTLVHRPRLVVLDEPFSGLDALNQGKLERMIRGLAEDGTTVIFSTHVIAHAERLCEGVAIIAGGKVPYAGSVDAARDRIPAQVRLETEVTGGPWRAALPADARHEGRYWLFSLPDSGIEPLLRALIEGDAGILSLSIERAGLHDAFVHIAGEAAARAMEQPSPAEASR, encoded by the coding sequence ATGACGGGCAACGCCGTCTCCCCCGCTCAGAACGCGCCGCTCGCCATCGAGGCGCGCGGTCTCGTGAAGCGGTTCGACGGCGTCACCGCGGTTGACGGCGTGGATCTGTCGGTACCCGAAGGCGCGATCTACGGCGTGCTCGGCCCCAACGGGGCGGGCAAGACGACCACGCTCAGGATGCTGCTCGGCATCATTGACCCCGACGAAGGAGTGCGCCGAATCTTCGGCCACGAACGCCCGCACGATATCGCGCGCATCATCGGTTATTTGCCGGAGGAACGCGGGCTCTACCCCTCGATGACGGCCTACGAGGCGATCGGTTTTTTGGGCTCGCTGCGGGGCATGCCGCTCGCCGAAGCGAAGGCGCGGGGGCGCGAACTACTGGAGGAGCACGGCCTCGGCCACGCGGCCGACCGCACGATCCGCCAGCTGTCGAAGGGGATGGCGCAGACAGTCCAGCTTCTCGGCACTCTCGTCCACCGGCCGCGCCTCGTCGTCCTCGACGAACCCTTCAGCGGGCTCGACGCGCTCAACCAGGGCAAGCTGGAACGGATGATCCGCGGGCTTGCCGAGGACGGAACCACGGTGATCTTCTCCACCCACGTTATCGCCCATGCCGAACGGCTCTGCGAAGGAGTTGCGATCATCGCGGGGGGCAAGGTGCCCTACGCCGGCAGCGTCGACGCGGCGCGCGACCGGATCCCGGCACAAGTCCGCCTGGAAACCGAGGTGACCGGCGGGCCGTGGCGCGCCGCGCTGCCTGCCGATGCCCGGCACGAAGGGCGCTACTGGCTGTTCTCGCTGCCCGACAGCGGGATCGAGCCCTTGCTGCGCGCGCTCATCGAAGGCGATGCCGGCATCCTGTCGCTCTCGATCGAGCGCGCTGGCCTTCACGACGCTTTCGTCCATATCGCCGGCGAGGCGGCAGCCCGCGCGATGGAACAGCCCAGCCCGGCGGAGGCATCCCGATGA
- a CDS encoding ABC transporter permease produces MNDRPMSDQPMSDRQTSRLSLAQAAFVVARRDFGAILFSKAFLFFLLGPVFFGLISIGAASIGRQAAENSDPPVLAVMLGAGENLAFRYNYERLQSVVDLPRIELVGPGEAMAPDELLRQPGRNFGAVLHGSLEAPHLAGTEERLERWKGPVALVAATALGESSRYPDVTLTPTASSQSSETRARSTTATAALTLLFLLTMLLAGMVMSNLVEEKANKIIEILAAAIPMDAVFMGKLFAMLAVSFVGIAVWGAIAALIIAGGGAALGPVPPPAVGWPLFVALFLVYFAMAYLLLGSIFLTIGGMAPTVRDVQTLSMPASMLQLAVFFLATYATSSLGSPVEIAALAFPLSSPYAMISRAAQDPALWTHAVALAWQAFWVFVFVRFGSRLFRRRVMKSGPQGTPRRRWFGRQPRSDAAPA; encoded by the coding sequence ATGAACGACCGGCCGATGAGCGACCAGCCGATGAGCGACCGGCAGACCAGCCGCCTCTCGCTCGCCCAGGCGGCGTTCGTCGTCGCCCGCCGCGATTTCGGCGCGATCCTGTTTTCCAAGGCGTTCCTGTTCTTCCTCCTCGGCCCGGTGTTCTTCGGCCTGATCAGCATCGGCGCCGCGTCGATCGGGCGGCAGGCGGCCGAGAACAGCGATCCGCCGGTGCTCGCGGTCATGCTCGGCGCGGGCGAGAACCTCGCCTTCCGCTACAACTACGAGCGACTGCAGTCGGTCGTCGATCTGCCGCGCATCGAGCTCGTCGGACCGGGCGAAGCGATGGCGCCGGACGAACTGCTCAGGCAACCGGGGCGCAACTTCGGCGCGGTCCTTCACGGCAGCCTCGAAGCGCCGCACCTGGCGGGTACGGAGGAGCGGCTCGAGCGGTGGAAGGGCCCGGTCGCCCTCGTCGCCGCGACCGCGCTCGGCGAGAGCAGCCGCTATCCCGACGTGACGCTGACCCCCACCGCCTCCAGCCAGTCGAGCGAAACCCGCGCCCGCAGCACGACCGCAACCGCGGCGCTGACGTTGCTGTTCCTCCTAACGATGCTGCTGGCCGGCATGGTGATGTCGAACCTCGTCGAAGAGAAGGCGAACAAGATCATCGAGATCCTCGCCGCCGCGATCCCGATGGATGCGGTCTTCATGGGCAAGCTGTTCGCGATGCTGGCGGTGAGCTTCGTCGGCATCGCCGTGTGGGGTGCGATCGCCGCGCTGATCATCGCCGGTGGCGGCGCCGCGCTCGGCCCCGTGCCGCCGCCCGCCGTCGGCTGGCCGCTCTTCGTTGCGCTGTTCCTCGTCTATTTCGCGATGGCCTACCTTCTTCTTGGGTCGATCTTCCTGACGATCGGCGGAATGGCCCCAACCGTGCGCGACGTGCAGACGCTGTCGATGCCGGCCTCGATGCTGCAGCTGGCGGTGTTCTTCCTCGCGACTTACGCCACCAGCTCGCTCGGCTCGCCGGTCGAGATCGCCGCCCTCGCCTTCCCGCTGTCGAGCCCGTACGCGATGATCAGCCGCGCGGCGCAGGACCCCGCCCTGTGGACCCACGCGGTCGCGCTGGCCTGGCAGGCGTTCTGGGTGTTCGTGTTCGTCCGCTTCGGTTCGCGGCTGTTCCGCCGCCGCGTGATGAAGTCGGGACCGCAGGGTACGCCGCGCCGCCGGTGGTTCGGCCGGCAGCCGCGCAGCGATGCCGCACCGGCTTGA
- a CDS encoding cytochrome P450 produces the protein MASQPLGMPTQWTTAPRAADALEKALRENPQALPVHTDKWDVSRSDIYYEDRWQPVFRDMRAQGDLIKVEDSPFGPYWNVVSHRAIQHIEALPDLYSSAEGITILDRMSDEQLAELGRDRFELPMFIAMDRPKHTGQRRTVAPKFTPSNMADMDSEIRARTGELLDTLPRGEVFDWVDTVSIELTTGMLALLFDFPWEDRRLLTFWSDWAGDTEIGLIRDLDMQRQGIIREMGAYFTKLWMERAQSEPTPDLISMMIHSPAMNQMSPEEYMGNLILLIVGGNDTTRNTMSGIVHAFDKFPDQRKLFEEDPSLIPNAVQECIRYQTPLAHMRRQATEDSELFGQTVKAGEKLILWYISANRDEAVFENPDKLDITRENARRHLAFGYGIHRCVGARLAELQLKVLLEEMHKRRMRVHVAGDVERVRANFVHGFRKLEVEITEF, from the coding sequence ATGGCGAGCCAGCCGCTGGGCATGCCCACTCAATGGACCACCGCTCCCCGCGCGGCCGACGCGCTGGAGAAGGCGCTGCGCGAGAACCCGCAAGCCCTGCCGGTGCACACCGACAAGTGGGACGTCAGCAGGTCGGACATCTACTACGAGGATCGCTGGCAGCCGGTGTTCCGCGACATGCGGGCGCAAGGCGACCTCATCAAGGTCGAGGACTCGCCGTTCGGGCCGTACTGGAACGTCGTCAGCCACCGGGCGATCCAGCACATCGAGGCCCTGCCCGATCTCTATTCCTCGGCCGAGGGCATCACCATCCTCGACCGCATGAGCGACGAACAGCTGGCGGAACTCGGCCGCGACCGGTTCGAGCTGCCGATGTTCATCGCGATGGACCGGCCCAAACACACCGGCCAGCGGCGCACCGTGGCGCCCAAGTTCACCCCGTCGAACATGGCCGACATGGACAGCGAGATCCGCGCGCGCACGGGCGAGCTTCTCGACACCCTGCCGCGGGGCGAGGTGTTCGACTGGGTCGACACCGTGTCGATCGAGCTCACCACCGGCATGCTCGCGCTATTGTTCGACTTCCCGTGGGAAGACCGCCGGCTGCTGACGTTCTGGTCCGACTGGGCGGGCGATACCGAGATCGGCCTCATCCGCGATCTCGACATGCAACGGCAGGGCATCATCCGCGAGATGGGCGCCTATTTCACCAAGCTGTGGATGGAGCGCGCGCAAAGCGAGCCCACCCCCGACCTCATCTCGATGATGATCCACTCGCCCGCGATGAACCAGATGAGCCCCGAAGAATACATGGGCAACCTCATCCTCCTCATCGTCGGCGGCAACGACACCACGCGCAACACGATGAGCGGCATCGTCCACGCGTTCGACAAGTTTCCCGACCAGCGCAAACTGTTCGAGGAAGACCCCTCGCTGATCCCCAACGCGGTGCAGGAATGCATCCGCTATCAGACCCCGCTGGCTCACATGCGGCGCCAGGCGACCGAGGACAGCGAGCTGTTCGGCCAGACGGTGAAGGCGGGGGAGAAGCTGATCCTGTGGTATATCTCGGCCAATCGCGACGAGGCGGTGTTCGAGAACCCCGACAAGCTCGACATCACGCGCGAGAACGCCCGGCGGCACCTCGCGTTCGGTTACGGCATCCACCGCTGCGTCGGCGCGCGCCTGGCCGAACTGCAGCTCAAGGTGCTGCTGGAGGAAATGCACAAGCGCCGCATGCGGGTGCACGTGGCGGGCGACGTCGAACGGGTGCGGGCCAATTTCGTCCACGGCTTCCGCAAGCTCGAGGTCGAGATCACCGAGTTCTGA
- the msrB gene encoding peptide-methionine (R)-S-oxide reductase MsrB: MIHSHRRSFLSWLGASAAVPILAACGASPAQARSWPKGMSDAQWKTKLTKAQYTILREAGTERPYSSPLNKEKRRGTYVCAGCNNDLYSSATKFESGTGWPSFWKPLPGAIATDTDYKIGYPRTEVLCADCGGHLGHVFDDGPKPTGKRYCMNGAAIKFRAA, translated from the coding sequence ATGATCCACTCCCACCGCCGTTCGTTCCTGTCGTGGCTGGGTGCCTCGGCCGCCGTGCCCATCCTTGCGGCCTGCGGGGCCTCTCCCGCGCAGGCGCGCTCGTGGCCCAAAGGTATGAGCGATGCGCAATGGAAGACGAAGCTGACGAAGGCGCAGTACACCATCCTGCGCGAAGCCGGGACGGAGCGGCCGTATTCCTCCCCGCTCAACAAGGAAAAGCGCAGGGGCACCTACGTGTGCGCGGGCTGCAACAACGATCTCTATTCGTCGGCGACGAAGTTCGAGAGCGGAACCGGCTGGCCGAGTTTCTGGAAGCCGCTGCCCGGCGCAATCGCGACCGATACCGATTACAAGATCGGCTATCCGCGGACCGAGGTCCTGTGCGCCGATTGCGGCGGCCACCTGGGCCATGTCTTCGACGACGGACCCAAGCCGACCGGCAAGCGCTATTGCATGAACGGGGCGGCGATAAAGTTCCGCGCGGCCTGA
- a CDS encoding GlsB/YeaQ/YmgE family stress response membrane protein, which translates to MGWIIAIIVGGVAGWLASLVMARDASMGIIMNIIVGIVGAIIGNLLAGPLFGIETTIQTFNLPGFLVAVAGAIVLLLIANLVQRGRAR; encoded by the coding sequence ATGGGATGGATTATCGCTATCATCGTCGGCGGTGTCGCCGGCTGGCTCGCAAGCCTTGTCATGGCGCGTGACGCGTCGATGGGCATCATCATGAACATCATCGTCGGCATCGTCGGCGCGATCATCGGCAACCTGCTTGCCGGTCCGCTGTTCGGCATCGAAACCACGATCCAGACGTTCAACCTTCCCGGGTTCCTCGTCGCCGTCGCCGGTGCGATCGTCCTGCTGCTGATCGCCAACCTGGTGCAGCGCGGCCGCGCTCGCTAA
- the sciP gene encoding CtrA inhibitor SciP, with product MIENQKIRPAQVIGPLGEPLGIDDLPAPETKRWVVRRKAEVVAAVNGGLLTIDEVLERYNLTLEEFASWQRAVDRSGMQGLRVTRIQHYRDLYERQLKY from the coding sequence ATGATCGAGAACCAGAAAATCAGGCCCGCTCAGGTCATCGGCCCGCTCGGCGAGCCGCTCGGGATCGACGATCTTCCCGCGCCCGAGACGAAGCGCTGGGTCGTGCGCCGCAAGGCCGAAGTCGTGGCCGCGGTCAACGGCGGCCTGCTTACGATCGACGAGGTGCTGGAACGCTACAACCTCACGCTGGAAGAGTTCGCCTCGTGGCAGCGCGCGGTCGACCGGTCGGGCATGCAGGGCCTGCGGGTCACCCGCATCCAGCACTACCGCGACCTTTACGAGCGCCAGCTGAAGTACTGA
- the mnmA gene encoding tRNA 2-thiouridine(34) synthase MnmA: MMTIHAPISPAAAPFSTDTAAALFDLPRDAARCRIVVAMSGGVDSSVVAALAAASGAEVVGVTLQLYDYGAATGRKGACCAGDDIRDARAVADRLGIAHYVFDHESAFREDVVERFADDYLAGRTPVPCIRCNMGPKFTDLLRMARELGADCLATGHYVRRIAGSEGPELHAALDPARDQSYFLYGTTDDQLDFLRFPLGGLPKSEVRALAEAAGLRNAAKPDSQDICFVPQGNYADIVTKLRPEGARPGAIVHAKTGETLGSHKGVIHFTVGQRRGLEIGGQPEPLYVVSIHADSAEVRVGPKAMLAVGAAHLIETNRIGPLPAGPLTAKVRSLAKPVRVVLDGPLGEGERTTIRFAAPEFGVAPGQAAVLYAGTRVIGGGWIDATEAAA, from the coding sequence ATGATGACGATCCACGCCCCCATCTCCCCCGCCGCCGCGCCGTTTTCCACGGATACCGCCGCCGCATTGTTCGACCTGCCGCGGGATGCCGCCCGGTGCCGCATCGTCGTGGCCATGTCGGGCGGTGTCGATTCCTCGGTCGTTGCGGCCCTCGCCGCCGCCAGCGGAGCCGAAGTCGTCGGCGTCACCCTCCAGCTCTACGACTACGGTGCGGCCACGGGGCGCAAAGGTGCCTGCTGTGCCGGCGACGACATCCGCGACGCGCGCGCGGTGGCCGACCGGCTGGGCATCGCGCACTACGTGTTCGATCACGAGAGCGCCTTTCGCGAGGACGTGGTCGAGCGTTTCGCCGACGACTACCTTGCCGGACGTACCCCGGTGCCGTGCATCCGCTGCAACATGGGGCCCAAGTTCACCGATCTTTTGCGGATGGCCCGCGAACTGGGTGCCGACTGCCTCGCCACCGGTCACTACGTGCGGCGGATCGCCGGCAGCGAGGGGCCGGAGCTGCACGCCGCGCTCGATCCGGCCCGCGACCAGTCGTATTTTCTCTACGGCACCACCGACGACCAGCTCGATTTCCTGCGCTTTCCGCTGGGCGGCCTGCCCAAGAGCGAAGTCCGCGCGCTGGCCGAGGCGGCAGGACTGCGCAACGCGGCCAAGCCCGACAGCCAGGACATCTGCTTCGTGCCGCAAGGCAACTACGCCGACATCGTCACGAAACTGCGCCCCGAGGGCGCACGTCCCGGCGCGATCGTTCATGCGAAAACCGGCGAGACGCTGGGCAGCCACAAGGGCGTTATCCACTTCACGGTCGGCCAGCGCCGGGGCCTCGAGATCGGGGGCCAGCCCGAACCGCTCTATGTCGTCAGCATCCATGCCGACAGCGCCGAGGTACGCGTAGGCCCGAAGGCGATGCTGGCCGTAGGCGCGGCGCACCTGATCGAGACCAACCGGATCGGGCCGCTGCCCGCAGGACCGCTGACCGCAAAGGTCCGCAGCCTGGCAAAGCCGGTGCGGGTCGTCCTCGACGGCCCGCTCGGCGAGGGCGAGCGGACGACGATCCGCTTCGCCGCGCCCGAGTTCGGCGTCGCCCCTGGACAGGCGGCGGTGCTTTACGCCGGCACGCGCGTGATCGGCGGCGGCTGGATCGACGCGACGGAGGCGGCGGCCTGA
- a CDS encoding serine hydrolase domain-containing protein encodes MTPARSLIAALALLPALSLPLAACGSQDAAPPPLDKDALAAVKADPGAPTEQLARAIDDLFRPEDASGAALGETRALVVMHGGRIAAERYAPGYGPDTRFVSWSMAKTITATMIGMLVADGKLRLDETPPIPRWQRPGDPRGEITLRQLLQMRSGLRHTEAGEVPYESSEVRMLFLDGRDDMATFAESQPLEAEPGAKFEYSSNTTVILADVAARALTRSTDPDARRAAVADYLQARLFGPLGMTSMVPEFDRAGTLVGGSLMHATARDYARFGDFLRNKGSYRGTQLVPRRWVEFMTSPSPRSGNYGGQTWLNRDPPEGNDPLFAARGPKSLFAMIGHMGQYVLVAPDRKLVVVRLGHSDAAERPPMVQQLADIVELYPPT; translated from the coding sequence ATGACCCCTGCCCGTTCCCTTATCGCCGCGCTCGCGCTGCTGCCAGCCCTGTCGCTCCCGCTCGCCGCGTGCGGGTCGCAGGATGCCGCGCCGCCGCCGCTGGACAAGGACGCGCTTGCCGCGGTGAAGGCCGACCCCGGTGCCCCGACCGAACAGCTGGCCCGGGCGATAGACGACCTGTTCCGGCCGGAGGACGCCAGCGGCGCCGCGCTTGGCGAGACGCGCGCGCTCGTCGTCATGCACGGCGGCAGGATCGCCGCGGAACGCTACGCCCCGGGGTACGGTCCGGACACGCGCTTCGTCAGCTGGTCGATGGCCAAGACGATTACCGCGACGATGATCGGCATGCTCGTCGCCGACGGAAAGCTGCGGCTCGACGAGACGCCGCCGATCCCGCGCTGGCAGCGGCCCGGCGATCCGCGCGGCGAGATCACCCTGCGCCAGCTCCTCCAGATGCGCAGCGGCCTGCGGCATACCGAGGCCGGCGAGGTGCCCTACGAATCGAGCGAGGTGCGCATGCTCTTCCTCGACGGGCGCGACGACATGGCGACCTTCGCCGAAAGCCAGCCGCTGGAGGCGGAGCCCGGCGCGAAGTTCGAGTATTCGAGCAATACCACCGTGATCCTGGCCGACGTCGCCGCGCGGGCTTTGACGCGCAGCACCGATCCCGACGCGCGGCGCGCTGCGGTGGCCGACTACCTGCAGGCACGGCTGTTCGGCCCGCTCGGCATGACGTCGATGGTGCCCGAATTTGACCGCGCGGGCACGCTCGTCGGCGGCAGCTTGATGCACGCCACCGCGCGCGACTACGCTCGGTTCGGCGACTTCCTGCGCAATAAGGGATCGTACCGGGGCACCCAGCTCGTCCCGCGCCGCTGGGTCGAGTTCATGACGAGCCCCAGTCCGCGGTCGGGCAACTACGGCGGGCAGACCTGGCTCAACCGCGATCCACCCGAAGGCAACGATCCACTGTTCGCCGCGCGCGGCCCGAAAAGCCTGTTCGCGATGATCGGCCACATGGGCCAGTACGTGCTCGTCGCGCCCGACCGGAAGCTGGTGGTGGTTCGCCTCGGCCATTCCGATGCCGCCGAGCGCCCGCCGATGGTGCAGCAGCTCGCGGATATCGTCGAGCTCTACCCCCCGACGTAG
- a CDS encoding PhzF family phenazine biosynthesis protein, with translation MKIEYWHVDAFADRPFAGNQAAVMPLEDWLPDATLQAIAAENMFAETAFLVRDASGATDWELRWFTPTEEVRLCGHATLASGHVMLTEHGGDRVTFRTRRAGNLEVRRSGAGYELALPCIPTERSDWPEAVALLGAQPVEVWLSPDRYGIYLFEDEAQVRALAPDLGGLGALGNDQFICTAPGDSVDVVSRVFVPGGGVDEDSVTGSAHAALTPFWTARLGRDGFTAHQASKRGGDLACRIDGDRAWLGGPCVTVVEGTFYVGG, from the coding sequence ATGAAGATCGAATACTGGCACGTCGATGCCTTCGCGGACCGGCCCTTCGCCGGCAACCAGGCCGCCGTCATGCCGCTCGAGGACTGGCTGCCCGATGCCACGCTGCAGGCGATCGCGGCGGAGAACATGTTCGCAGAGACCGCCTTCCTCGTCCGCGACGCGAGCGGCGCGACCGATTGGGAACTGCGCTGGTTCACCCCGACCGAGGAAGTGCGCCTGTGTGGCCACGCGACGCTCGCGAGCGGGCACGTGATGCTGACCGAACACGGCGGCGATCGGGTGACGTTTCGCACACGGCGCGCCGGCAACCTCGAAGTGCGGCGCAGCGGTGCGGGCTACGAGCTTGCGCTTCCATGCATCCCTACCGAGCGCTCCGACTGGCCCGAGGCGGTCGCGTTGCTCGGCGCGCAGCCAGTCGAAGTGTGGCTCAGCCCGGACCGCTACGGCATCTACCTGTTCGAGGACGAAGCGCAGGTTCGCGCGCTCGCCCCCGATCTCGGCGGTCTCGGCGCGCTCGGGAACGACCAGTTCATCTGCACCGCGCCGGGCGATTCGGTCGATGTCGTGAGCCGCGTCTTCGTGCCGGGCGGCGGGGTGGACGAGGATTCGGTCACCGGTTCGGCCCACGCGGCGCTGACTCCGTTCTGGACCGCCCGGCTCGGCCGAGACGGCTTCACCGCGCACCAGGCCTCGAAGCGCGGCGGCGACCTTGCCTGCCGCATCGACGGCGACCGGGCGTGGCTCGGCGGGCCGTGCGTGACCGTGGTGGAGGGGACGTTCTACGTCGGGGGGTAG